A genomic window from Silene latifolia isolate original U9 population chromosome Y, ASM4854445v1, whole genome shotgun sequence includes:
- the LOC141632660 gene encoding protein FAR1-RELATED SEQUENCE 5-like, whose protein sequence is MSNSFDLNALYIEEEGENEIIDENDTTTESLWHAAHVLEGKQFAAFCFTYAYKTGFELHVRSSQLLAPFKEQGVRRNGVRDKEPRFHMMNKIRLMCSEGNTMKKSWCITLCKMYVFGKLNHDTGKFVIYTCDLVHNHDLNPEVSRHVVNYRHISEYFKTRLMLNDRAGIPITRNFNTLVREVAGIHNPHFNGQDARNFINSERRKSRFRGDAKEVLIYFEGLKAQNPDFYYTVERNADNKLLNILWSDARCRAMYKAFGDPSSFDSTFQSNRYQMPFCPFVGVNHHGSTILYAAALISYEDTESFEWVFEKWMECMGRAPIVLLTDQCKAMEGAIKKMFPETKHRLCHWHILQNADKNLKDHPQFPQIDRYLRTLVHESITEEELQDMWDDFMEKYNLRRNKWLMGAWDMRQRWMPGFWKGTFCAGMSSTQRSEQTNRFIKTYMSIETGLMQFMKQYEDAIEKKVEDEKVNNAKDIKSPLKWDPLILFEDIFSKVYTNSKFGEVKTEVYGCISTNVETLPNSLGFVKKFRATSKVTEVFWKKDQRHFEVNIDTITGEYKCGCKMFEFRGILCRHIMKCLDVLDVKGIPDKYILDRWRKDLVRGYENIRVGYYNSDESERVKRSLEITVKNDYIKRLAMQSEGSPAIYNSRTDELIKELEAHAGIQSIDSFAAGGVFSKMWGRRRIRPRETIINTPQ, encoded by the exons ATGTCGAATAGTTTTGATTTAAATGCTCTGTATATCGAGGAGGAGGGAGAAAACGAAATCATTGACGAGAATGACACAACCACTGAATCGTTATGGCATGCAGCACATGTTCTGGAAG GGAAACAGTTTGCCGCTTTCTGTTTTACTTACGCTTATAAGACGGGGTTTGAACTTCATGTTCGTAGTAGCCAACTTTTGGCTCCCTTCAAGGAGCAGGGGGTACGTCGAAACGGAGTTAGGGATAAAGAACCGCGATTCCACATGATGAACAAGATTAGGCTTATGTGTTCAGAGGGCAATACGATGAAGAAAAGCTGGTGTATAACACTATGTAAAATGTATGTGTTTGGGAAATTAAATCACGACACTGGGAAATTTGTAATTTATACTTGTGATTTGGTACATAATCACGATTTGAATCCTGAAGTTAGTCGGCATGTTGTCAATTATAGGCACATAAGCGAATATTTCAAGACCAGGTTGATGTTGAACGATAGAGCTGGCATACCAATTACCCGGAACTTCAACACATTAGTTAGGGAGGTTGCAGGGATTCATAATCCACATTTCAATGGGCAGGACGCGAGAAACTTCATCAACAGTGAACGTCGCAAAAGTAGGTTTCGTGGTGACGCTAAAGAGGTCTTAATTTATTTCGAGGGCTTGAAAGCGCAGAATCCAGATTTTTACTACACTGTTGAAAGAAACGCGGATAATAAGCTGTTGAACATTTTATGGTCTGATGCACGATGTCGTGCTATGTACAAGGCTTTTGGTGACCCATCGTCGTTCGATAGTACATTCCAAAGCAACAGGTACCAGATGCCTTTCTGTCCATTCGTTGGAGTTAATCATCATGGCAGTACAATATTATATGCAGCGGCTTTAATTTCATACGAAGACACCGAGTCATTCGAATGGGTGTTTGAGAAGTGGATGGAATGTATGGGGAGAGCTCCGATCGTCTTATTAACTGATCAATGTAAAGCAATGGAGGGGGCAATCAAGAAAATGTTCCCGGAGACTAAACATAGATTATGCCATTGGCATATTCTTCAAAACGCGGATAAGAATTTAAAAGACCACCCACAATTTCCTCAGATTGATAGATATTTGCGTACGCTTGTGCACGAGAGTATCACGGAGGAGGAACTGCAGGATATGTGGGACGATTTCATGGAAAAATACAACTTGCGACGTAACAAATGGTTGATGGGTGCATGGGATATGAGACAGCGGTGGATGCCTGGTTTTTGGAAAGGCACTTTCTGTGCGGGTATGTCTTCTACTCAGAGGAGTGAACAAACAAACAGATTTATTAAAACGTACATGAGCATAGAAACCGGCCTGATGCAGTTCATGAAGCAGTACGAGGATGCCATAGAGAAAAAGGTGGAGGACGAGAAGGTCAATAACGCCAAAGATATTAAGAGCCCACTTAAATGGGATCCCCTAATATTATTCGAGGATATCTTTAGTAAGGTCTACACAAACAGTAAATTCGGAGAGGTGAAAACTGAGGTATATGGTTGTATAAGCACCAACGTCGAAACTCTTCCAAATAGTTTGGGTTTCGTCAAGAAGTTTAGGGCCACATCAAAAGTGACAGAAGTATTTTGGAAGAAAGATCAAAGACATTTTGAAGTGAATATTGACACAATAACTGGTGAGTATAAATGTGGTTGTAAGATGTTTGAATTTAGAGGTATCTTATGTCGCCATATCATGAAGTGTCTTGATGTGTTGGACGTAAAAGGTATCCCAGACAAATACATATTGGATCGCTGGCGCAAGGATTTGGTTAGAGGATACGAAAACATTCGGGTTGGCTATTATAACTCGGATGAGTCAGAACGTGTTAAAAGGTCTCTTGAGATAACGGtgaaaaatgattacattaagaGGTTGGCTATGCAAAGTGAAGGGTCTCCTGCCATTTATAATAGCAGAACCGATGAACTAATCAAAGAGTTGGAGGCTCATGCTGGGATACAGTCTATAGATTCCTTTGCGGCAGGTGGAGTTTTCTCAAAAATGTGGGGTCGTAGGAGAATACGACCTAGGGAGACTATCATAAACACACCTCAATAA